In Pedobacter sp. W3I1, one DNA window encodes the following:
- the ggt gene encoding gamma-glutamyltransferase, producing MQKTIKPLNNLKKSLIYVSVVLLLAGCVTGQLGKNNSGEYKNGMVVSAHPEASQVGIDILKKGGNAVDAAVAVQFALAVVYPNAGNIGGGGFMVYRGTNGEINALDFREKAAAAASRDMYLNSSGNPIVDKSLYGHLAVGVPGSVDGMVEAHKKYGKLSWEQVLQPAINLAQNGFKITKRQAGELNGLHRKFMDFNPNGTAFVNLESTWQENDLLVQKELGNTLKLIQEKGRAGFYEGAVADSLVAEMQRGKGLITREDLKNYHATWRKPITGNYRGYKIITMPPTSSGGIALIQLLQSVESFPLKKWGHNADSTVQVIVEAERRVYADRATHLGDPDFYAVPQQQMLSADYNKNRMANFNWTAATPSSTVLAGEIKGAEHEETTHFSIVDRDGNAVSITTTLNGSYGSLVAVKGAGFLLNNEMDDFSVKPGAPNMYGLVGGEANAIAPNKRMLSSMTPSIVEKDGKLFMVVGTPGGSTIITSVFQTIINVIDFDMSMQSAVAAKKFHHQWLPDEVYVEKDAIDSLSIEKLKAKGYKIVPRGPIGRVDAILRTKWGNYQGGADPRGDDKAIGW from the coding sequence ATGCAGAAAACTATAAAGCCCCTCAATAACTTAAAAAAGTCGTTAATATATGTAAGTGTTGTGCTGTTATTGGCTGGTTGCGTAACCGGGCAATTGGGTAAAAATAACAGTGGCGAATATAAAAATGGAATGGTGGTTTCTGCTCATCCGGAAGCATCGCAAGTGGGTATAGATATTTTAAAAAAGGGAGGAAATGCCGTTGATGCTGCCGTTGCGGTTCAGTTTGCTCTTGCTGTGGTTTACCCAAACGCGGGGAACATTGGTGGGGGAGGTTTTATGGTATATCGTGGTACAAACGGCGAAATAAATGCCTTAGATTTTAGAGAAAAAGCAGCTGCGGCAGCCAGTAGGGATATGTATCTCAATTCATCCGGTAATCCAATTGTTGATAAAAGCCTTTATGGCCATTTAGCTGTGGGTGTACCAGGGTCAGTAGATGGTATGGTAGAAGCGCACAAAAAATATGGAAAGCTTTCCTGGGAACAGGTACTGCAGCCAGCGATAAATTTGGCGCAAAATGGTTTTAAAATTACTAAACGGCAAGCTGGTGAATTGAATGGTTTGCATAGAAAATTTATGGATTTTAATCCAAATGGAACGGCCTTCGTAAATTTAGAAAGTACCTGGCAGGAAAATGATCTTTTGGTTCAAAAAGAGCTTGGCAATACCCTAAAACTAATTCAGGAAAAAGGTAGGGCAGGTTTTTACGAAGGCGCTGTGGCCGATTCGCTTGTAGCAGAAATGCAACGAGGCAAAGGACTCATTACCAGAGAAGATTTAAAAAATTATCACGCAACCTGGCGTAAGCCAATAACGGGTAACTATAGGGGCTACAAAATTATTACCATGCCACCAACTTCGAGCGGTGGTATCGCCCTCATCCAATTGCTGCAAAGTGTAGAAAGTTTCCCCCTAAAAAAATGGGGCCACAATGCAGATTCTACAGTTCAGGTAATTGTAGAAGCCGAAAGAAGAGTGTATGCGGACCGGGCAACACATTTAGGCGACCCTGATTTTTATGCTGTTCCACAACAACAAATGTTGAGTGCAGATTATAACAAAAACCGCATGGCAAACTTTAACTGGACAGCAGCAACACCAAGTAGTACTGTTTTGGCTGGCGAAATAAAAGGGGCAGAGCACGAAGAAACCACACATTTCTCTATTGTAGACCGCGATGGAAATGCCGTTTCAATTACCACTACTTTAAATGGTTCTTACGGATCGTTAGTTGCGGTAAAAGGAGCTGGATTTCTGTTGAATAACGAAATGGATGATTTTTCTGTTAAACCCGGAGCACCCAATATGTATGGTTTAGTTGGTGGCGAAGCCAATGCAATTGCACCGAATAAAAGAATGTTAAGCTCTATGACCCCGAGCATTGTAGAGAAAGACGGAAAATTATTTATGGTGGTTGGTACACCAGGCGGTTCAACCATCATCACATCGGTATTTCAAACCATTATAAATGTAATCGATTTTGATATGTCGATGCAATCGGCTGTAGCTGCTAAAAAGTTTCATCACCAATGGTTACCAGATGAAGTGTATGTAGAAAAAGATGCTATCGATAGCTTATCAATAGAAAAATTAAAAGCAAAGGGCTATAAAATTGTGCCTAGAGGCCCAATTGGCAGAGTCGATGCCATCTTAAGAACCAAGTGGGGCAATTACCAGGGTGGTGCCGACCCAAGGGGAGATGATAAGGCCATTGGCTGGTAG
- a CDS encoding efflux RND transporter periplasmic adaptor subunit, whose product MKKRYIIYAVLAIGLAYLVYYRINANKKIEGKDGASAGAGKGKGGSKGGASAPLVVDGIVVKPVSFDNDLEVTGAIDANESVVLKSEVSGLVTGIYFQEGTTVSKGSVLVKVNDRDIQAQLQDALTKQKLSSTNENRAKQLLAKGAISQEEYDTALADLKSLQAQAQLIRAQLAKTTIRAPFTGRVGLRSISAGTYLTPATVIANLVSTNPVKVTFSVPEKYAGQIRMNSEIIFTTDGSAKENKGKVYAIEPGINAATRTLQIRALAPNANNALLPGSFAKIKLALNTVQNAILIPNEAVIPVLKGKIVYIQKDGKAQEVKVEAGTRTDENIVITSGLKAGDTVLTTGSMALKKDAPVKVHLVKQ is encoded by the coding sequence ATGAAGAAAAGGTATATTATCTATGCTGTTTTAGCTATAGGCCTGGCTTATTTGGTCTATTACAGAATTAACGCGAACAAAAAAATCGAAGGGAAAGACGGTGCATCTGCCGGTGCAGGAAAGGGCAAAGGAGGTAGTAAGGGAGGCGCTTCTGCACCTTTGGTAGTTGACGGTATTGTAGTAAAACCAGTATCGTTTGATAATGATCTGGAGGTAACTGGTGCTATTGATGCAAACGAATCGGTTGTATTGAAAAGTGAAGTGTCTGGCCTGGTTACCGGAATTTATTTTCAGGAAGGTACAACAGTATCAAAAGGAAGTGTACTGGTAAAAGTAAACGACAGAGATATACAGGCACAATTACAGGATGCACTCACCAAGCAAAAACTTTCATCAACAAACGAAAACCGTGCAAAACAGCTTTTAGCCAAAGGAGCTATTAGTCAGGAAGAATACGATACTGCTTTAGCAGATTTAAAATCGCTACAGGCGCAGGCACAATTAATCAGAGCCCAACTGGCAAAAACGACTATCCGCGCACCTTTTACAGGCAGAGTGGGTTTACGTAGCATTTCGGCAGGAACCTATTTAACACCCGCAACTGTAATTGCCAACCTGGTAAGTACTAATCCGGTTAAAGTTACTTTTTCTGTTCCAGAGAAATATGCAGGGCAAATTAGAATGAATTCAGAAATTATATTCACCACCGATGGCTCTGCTAAAGAAAATAAAGGTAAAGTTTATGCAATAGAGCCGGGGATTAATGCCGCTACCAGAACCTTACAGATCAGGGCTTTGGCACCTAATGCAAACAATGCCTTATTACCAGGTTCTTTTGCCAAAATTAAACTGGCGTTAAATACGGTACAAAATGCTATACTAATTCCTAACGAGGCGGTGATACCTGTGTTAAAAGGTAAAATTGTTTATATACAAAAAGACGGCAAAGCGCAGGAAGTTAAAGTGGAAGCGGGTACCCGTACCGATGAAAACATTGTGATTACTTCGGGATTAAAAGCTGGCGATACGGTGTTAACTACCGGATCGATGGCTTTAAAGAAAGATGCTCCAGTAAAAGTTCATTTGGTTAAACAATAA
- a CDS encoding M61 family metallopeptidase — protein MNQSDGNNYFTPHLAILFQNPINKSKFAPNTVNINMFNKKSILSLVLLLTCIMAAKAQVKIGFEVSFKEPQAHYAEVQMNISGLAKDYVDVKMPVWTPGSYLVREFEKSVEEFKATAAGKAVKVEKVRKNTWRIFSAKAANIQITYRVYAFEISVRTPFIDESHAFLSPTGIFMHPDGMIKSPSTVKIIPFNTWSKVSTGLTPVSGTQFTYKATDFDILYDSPIEVGNQDIFEFTAAGVRHEVAMYGGGNYDKEKLKVDMAKIVEKETAVYGENPNKYYLFIVHNFLKGGGGLEHLNSTTLGATRNAYNTAEGYKGFLGLVAHEYHHLWNVKRLRPVALGPFDYDNENYTTNLWVAEGFTSYYENKYLHRAGFTDVNEFLKDLAGGVATVLNTPGAKYQSAASSSYDAWIIGYRPNENSKNNSISYYNKGEVIGILMDLEIINATKGAKSLDDVMKAMYLQCKTLKRGYTDAEFKAMVEKISGISFTNFWAKYVNGVDDVDYVKYFAYAGVDVSTENATPGKPVTGASGQLTNDGLVITATVRNSAAWVSGLNVNDVVLSLDDTSLSDALSTIRLKSPLLSLDVLPLVAKKNIGDVLKLKVKRDGLEKEISLTLKENPSVRLKATVNENATPAQKAVLKKWTGV, from the coding sequence ATGAACCAATCTGACGGAAACAACTATTTTACACCACATTTAGCTATTTTGTTCCAAAACCCCATCAATAAATCTAAATTTGCACCAAACACAGTCAATATCAATATGTTTAACAAAAAATCAATTTTAAGTTTAGTTTTACTACTAACGTGTATTATGGCAGCGAAGGCGCAGGTAAAAATAGGTTTTGAGGTTTCTTTTAAAGAGCCGCAGGCACACTATGCTGAAGTTCAGATGAATATTTCTGGCTTGGCAAAAGATTATGTAGATGTAAAAATGCCCGTTTGGACACCAGGTTCTTACTTGGTGCGAGAGTTTGAAAAAAGTGTAGAAGAATTTAAGGCTACCGCAGCAGGTAAAGCCGTAAAAGTTGAAAAAGTAAGAAAAAACACCTGGAGAATTTTCTCAGCAAAGGCTGCCAATATCCAGATCACTTACCGTGTTTATGCATTTGAAATTTCTGTACGTACCCCTTTTATTGATGAATCTCATGCTTTCTTGTCTCCAACAGGGATTTTTATGCATCCTGATGGCATGATTAAATCTCCAAGCACTGTAAAAATTATTCCTTTTAATACCTGGAGCAAAGTTTCTACCGGTTTAACACCAGTTAGCGGTACGCAGTTTACCTACAAGGCTACCGATTTTGATATTCTTTACGATAGCCCAATTGAAGTAGGTAATCAGGACATTTTCGAATTTACAGCTGCTGGCGTTCGCCACGAAGTGGCCATGTATGGCGGTGGTAATTACGATAAAGAGAAACTAAAAGTAGATATGGCTAAAATTGTAGAAAAAGAAACTGCAGTTTATGGCGAAAATCCTAATAAATATTACCTCTTTATTGTTCATAATTTCTTAAAAGGTGGAGGTGGCTTAGAGCACTTAAACTCTACCACTTTAGGCGCTACCAGAAATGCTTACAATACTGCCGAAGGTTATAAAGGCTTTTTAGGTTTGGTTGCGCATGAGTATCACCACCTTTGGAATGTTAAGCGTTTGCGTCCGGTAGCATTAGGCCCTTTTGATTATGACAACGAAAATTACACCACCAACCTTTGGGTAGCTGAAGGATTTACCTCGTATTACGAAAATAAATATTTGCATAGAGCAGGTTTTACTGATGTAAATGAATTTTTAAAAGATCTGGCTGGTGGTGTGGCAACAGTATTAAATACTCCTGGCGCTAAATATCAGTCGGCTGCTTCATCTAGTTATGATGCATGGATTATTGGTTACCGTCCGAATGAAAACTCAAAAAACAATTCGATCTCTTATTATAATAAAGGAGAAGTGATTGGTATTTTAATGGATCTCGAAATCATCAATGCCACTAAAGGTGCTAAAAGTTTAGATGATGTAATGAAAGCGATGTATCTACAATGCAAAACCTTAAAACGTGGTTATACTGATGCAGAATTTAAAGCGATGGTTGAAAAGATATCAGGAATTAGCTTTACCAACTTTTGGGCAAAATATGTTAACGGTGTTGATGATGTGGATTATGTAAAATATTTCGCGTATGCAGGTGTTGACGTTTCTACAGAAAATGCAACTCCTGGTAAACCCGTTACAGGCGCTTCAGGCCAGTTAACCAATGATGGATTGGTAATTACAGCAACGGTAAGAAACTCCGCTGCCTGGGTAAGCGGATTAAATGTGAACGATGTAGTGCTGAGTTTAGATGATACTTCCCTAAGCGATGCATTATCAACAATAAGATTAAAAAGCCCATTATTATCGTTGGATGTATTGCCTTTGGTAGCTAAAAAGAATATCGGCGACGTATTGAAACTAAAAGTTAAACGCGATGGCTTAGAAAAAGAAATTTCTTTAACCTTAAAAGAAAATCCAAGTGTACGCTTAAAAGCAACCGTAAACGAAAATGCAACGCCAGCGCAAAAAGCAGTGTTAAAAAAATGGACAGGCGTTTAG
- a CDS encoding TlpA disulfide reductase family protein, protein MIVLSTKQKINNDLDKMWADAYEKHSMNNLQDAFYPDFYYHAKYYVNTYLNYYIPLKKGTELPKKDENIRLKIIYKTFEDNFTGKMKEFLLATFLYEEMLQAEYQKVLVDLFNSFKTSYPKSNFTPYLQPMVNEIIVYHNEVKKDFATEQKILANYDKVNSLDSLIGQFKDKTVFVDIWATWCGPCKQEFEYSKDLEKFLKAKGVEMLFISMDKDLADQTWREMIKYYKLSGSHIRTNNALQKDLINKLWGGKGYAIPRYLIIKDGKVVVNNALRPSDKEKLYTQIGKYL, encoded by the coding sequence ATGATAGTTTTAAGTACAAAGCAAAAAATAAATAACGATTTGGATAAAATGTGGGCAGATGCTTATGAAAAGCATTCAATGAACAATCTTCAAGATGCTTTTTACCCGGATTTTTATTACCATGCCAAATACTACGTAAATACTTATCTCAATTACTACATTCCTCTAAAAAAAGGAACTGAATTGCCCAAAAAAGATGAGAATATTAGGCTTAAAATTATATATAAAACCTTCGAAGATAATTTTACAGGCAAAATGAAAGAGTTTTTGCTGGCAACTTTTTTATATGAGGAGATGTTACAGGCTGAATATCAGAAAGTATTGGTCGATTTGTTTAATTCATTTAAAACCAGTTATCCTAAAAGTAATTTTACGCCATATTTGCAACCAATGGTCAATGAAATTATAGTTTACCATAATGAGGTAAAAAAGGATTTTGCAACTGAGCAAAAAATATTAGCCAATTATGATAAAGTTAATAGCCTGGATAGTTTAATTGGCCAATTTAAAGACAAAACCGTATTTGTTGATATTTGGGCAACCTGGTGCGGGCCATGTAAACAAGAATTTGAATATAGTAAAGATTTGGAAAAATTTCTCAAAGCTAAGGGAGTTGAAATGTTGTTTATTTCCATGGATAAAGATTTGGCAGACCAAACGTGGAGAGAAATGATAAAATATTATAAACTTTCAGGTAGTCATATCCGAACAAATAATGCTTTACAGAAAGACTTGATTAATAAGTTATGGGGAGGAAAAGGCTATGCCATTCCGCGATATTTGATTATTAAAGATGGAAAGGTAGTAGTTAATAATGCTTTAAGGCCAAGTGATAAGGAAAAATTATATACGCAGATTGGTAAATATTTATAA
- a CDS encoding long-chain fatty acid--CoA ligase — translation MAAEIKRVFDLLKYSLENPKQEFISGKINGKWINYSTADFCTAVDNLSRGLIKQGIGKGGRVAVMSHNRPEWNIADFAANQIGAYQIPLYPTLAEHDIQFILKDAEIAIIFVADEDLYKKIKPCADAINPAIKIYSFNEITETKNWNTLIELGNASPDIDLEEYRAKVVPEDILTLIYTSGTTGTPKGVMLTHDNLVANFVNSAVVIPEGVKKGLSFLPLSHIFERMIIYLYLFNYTGIYYAESMDTIVADIQHVKPNVFSTVPRLLEKVYDKIMEKGKALTGIKKGIFFWSVALAEKYTIDAGAWYNFKLGIARKLVFKKWQEALGGEIVVIVSGGAALNPRLARIFWAAGMPVFEGYGLTETSPVITVNHFGGTMFGTVGEVIKGVEVKIAPDGEVLTRGHQVMKGYYNRPDLTEEAVDKEGWFHTGDIGELVDGRFLKITDRKKEMFKTAGGKYVAPQMLENKYKESIFIEQIMVLGENRKFPSALIVPNFETLKTWAGRKGITFTSNEEIIKNEQVLTKYNEVIEAANVGFGKWEQVKRFALLPKEWSIDGGELTPKLSFKRKVITEKNNEVIEKIYKDAEGYKP, via the coding sequence ATGGCGGCAGAAATTAAACGGGTTTTTGATCTTTTGAAATATAGCCTCGAAAATCCTAAGCAAGAATTTATCAGTGGAAAAATTAATGGAAAATGGATAAATTATAGTACAGCCGATTTTTGTACTGCTGTAGATAACCTAAGCCGGGGATTAATTAAACAAGGGATAGGCAAAGGCGGCAGGGTTGCTGTAATGTCGCATAACAGACCTGAGTGGAATATTGCCGATTTTGCAGCCAACCAGATCGGGGCCTATCAGATTCCCTTATATCCAACCTTAGCCGAGCACGACATCCAGTTTATTTTAAAAGATGCAGAAATTGCCATTATTTTTGTAGCCGATGAAGATTTGTATAAAAAAATTAAGCCTTGTGCCGATGCGATAAACCCGGCTATCAAGATTTATAGTTTTAATGAAATTACAGAAACCAAAAACTGGAATACGTTAATTGAACTTGGTAATGCGAGTCCAGATATTGATTTGGAAGAATATCGCGCCAAAGTTGTACCCGAAGATATATTGACCTTAATTTATACATCTGGCACAACCGGTACGCCAAAAGGTGTAATGCTAACGCATGATAACCTGGTTGCAAATTTTGTTAACTCGGCTGTGGTGATCCCCGAAGGCGTTAAAAAAGGATTAAGCTTTTTGCCCCTTTCGCACATTTTCGAGCGGATGATCATTTATTTATACCTGTTTAATTATACAGGCATTTATTATGCCGAAAGTATGGATACCATTGTTGCCGATATTCAGCATGTAAAACCCAATGTATTCTCTACCGTTCCAAGGCTTCTCGAAAAAGTGTACGATAAGATAATGGAGAAAGGGAAAGCATTAACAGGTATTAAAAAAGGAATTTTCTTCTGGTCGGTAGCTTTAGCCGAAAAATATACCATTGATGCGGGTGCCTGGTATAACTTTAAACTGGGAATTGCCCGTAAACTGGTTTTCAAAAAATGGCAGGAAGCTTTGGGCGGTGAAATTGTAGTGATTGTATCGGGCGGAGCGGCGCTAAATCCACGTTTGGCCAGAATTTTCTGGGCAGCTGGTATGCCTGTTTTTGAAGGATATGGATTAACCGAAACCTCGCCTGTAATTACGGTTAATCATTTCGGCGGAACGATGTTCGGTACCGTTGGTGAAGTAATTAAAGGTGTGGAAGTTAAAATTGCACCAGATGGCGAAGTTTTAACCCGTGGGCATCAGGTAATGAAAGGTTATTACAACCGACCTGATTTAACCGAAGAGGCGGTAGATAAAGAGGGATGGTTCCATACCGGAGATATTGGTGAATTGGTTGATGGTCGCTTTTTAAAAATTACCGACCGTAAAAAAGAAATGTTTAAAACAGCAGGCGGTAAATATGTTGCCCCACAAATGCTGGAGAATAAATATAAAGAATCGATTTTCATCGAACAAATTATGGTTTTGGGCGAGAACAGAAAATTCCCTTCTGCGTTGATCGTTCCGAATTTCGAAACCTTAAAAACCTGGGCAGGCAGAAAAGGCATTACTTTTACCTCGAACGAAGAGATTATTAAAAATGAACAGGTGCTCACTAAATATAACGAAGTTATCGAAGCTGCAAATGTGGGTTTTGGCAAATGGGAACAGGTAAAAAGATTTGCCCTGTTACCTAAAGAGTGGAGTATTGATGGAGGAGAGCTAACCCCAAAATTAAGTTTTAAAAGAAAAGTGATTACCGAAAAAAACAATGAGGTGATCGAAAAAATATATAAAGATGCAGAAGGTTATAAACCATAG
- a CDS encoding GAF domain-containing protein, translating into MEKRIFNHARNYPDLPVVDSAISFGPFIKYLQRKIKEEQTVKSILYNNALKAFKKQGIDEQVIAIEDIYQYELLLEHIYACLSPALLTEEHQAWGLCAPMQPITFYGTALMYELLEHEEKDQNSFAGSKTLEQHEHDHLYFIYSFILNELYAFHAPLKEKYHSGINSDTGLPGYFHIGVNASFVEVKARQPLPDLSYRELQQYLSEESGLDKLRQVLPLSLFELRGILVLTITDVTAKQAVENIKSVRLSRVPGSESAAYEEVIQSLKVLVQNANIQFDLFPFVRVNNKMVYGYVKGGSGLLFSVWGEETLSPEAFQQIAEGYAAHPNSFYSPDIWAESKEMFPWLDRFRELNVKSMALIPVFHNQILVGVLGMHTWVGKTFDEKKITLLEPVLAPIAQLLQVYIDEFNLEIENIIKEKYTSIQPAVQWKFNEAAWHHLYNKKKNLPQSNEDISFADVYPFYGAIDIRNSTTERNAASKADLSLHLSLFRETLEELGKIYSDALLVEIIFNCNKWSDILKGDELNTTDENSLNIFLKEETSDYLKLISQSHPNTQKIIDKYLDCISVPHGEVYKHRQALEVSMQQINTAINNYFEAEREKLQDSFPCYFEKFRTDGVEYDIYIGQSIAPDRIFNHYHLKNLRLWQLSSMAEIARMVQLLQPDLAVKLATTQLIFIHNHPIDISFRIDERKFDVEGAYNIRYQMIKKRIDKILIRNSQERLTQPDKLALIYFNKRDIEDYLPFVKYLQETGVLKPETEDLDLEDLQGLSGLKALRLTIF; encoded by the coding sequence ATGGAGAAGCGTATATTTAATCATGCCCGGAATTATCCAGATTTACCCGTGGTAGATTCAGCCATCTCTTTTGGCCCTTTTATTAAATACCTGCAGCGAAAAATTAAAGAAGAACAGACTGTAAAATCTATCCTTTATAACAATGCCTTAAAAGCATTTAAAAAACAAGGAATTGATGAACAGGTTATCGCTATCGAAGATATTTATCAGTACGAATTACTGCTGGAGCACATATATGCTTGTCTTTCGCCAGCACTTTTAACAGAAGAACATCAGGCCTGGGGTCTCTGTGCACCAATGCAACCCATTACTTTTTATGGAACAGCGCTGATGTATGAATTGCTCGAACATGAAGAGAAAGATCAGAACAGTTTTGCCGGTTCAAAAACGCTGGAGCAACATGAGCATGATCACCTTTATTTTATCTACTCCTTCATTCTTAACGAACTATATGCATTCCATGCACCTTTAAAAGAAAAATACCATTCAGGCATCAATTCCGATACTGGTTTGCCTGGTTATTTCCATATTGGTGTTAATGCCAGTTTTGTCGAAGTAAAGGCCAGGCAGCCATTGCCCGATCTTAGCTACCGCGAATTGCAACAATATCTGAGTGAAGAGTCTGGATTGGATAAACTGCGGCAGGTGCTGCCATTGTCGCTTTTTGAGCTTAGGGGTATTTTGGTGCTTACCATTACCGATGTTACGGCGAAGCAGGCCGTAGAAAATATTAAAAGTGTAAGGTTGAGCCGTGTGCCCGGCAGCGAGAGTGCGGCTTATGAAGAAGTAATACAATCGCTTAAAGTGCTGGTGCAAAATGCCAATATTCAATTCGATCTTTTCCCTTTTGTAAGGGTAAATAACAAAATGGTTTATGGGTACGTAAAAGGAGGCAGTGGCCTGCTGTTTTCAGTGTGGGGCGAAGAAACCTTAAGTCCCGAAGCTTTTCAGCAGATTGCCGAAGGTTATGCTGCGCATCCTAATTCTTTTTACTCTCCCGATATTTGGGCAGAAAGCAAAGAGATGTTTCCATGGTTAGACCGATTTAGGGAGTTAAATGTAAAATCGATGGCGCTTATACCAGTATTTCACAACCAGATTTTGGTAGGCGTATTGGGCATGCACACCTGGGTTGGAAAAACTTTCGATGAAAAGAAAATTACCTTATTGGAGCCCGTTTTAGCGCCTATTGCTCAGCTCTTACAGGTCTATATAGACGAGTTTAATCTCGAGATTGAAAATATTATCAAAGAAAAATATACCTCTATCCAGCCAGCTGTACAGTGGAAGTTTAATGAAGCTGCCTGGCATCATCTTTACAATAAGAAAAAGAATTTGCCACAAAGTAATGAGGATATTAGTTTTGCAGATGTTTACCCTTTTTATGGTGCAATAGATATTAGAAATTCTACTACCGAACGTAATGCAGCCAGTAAGGCCGATCTAAGTTTGCACTTGAGTCTGTTTCGTGAAACGCTGGAAGAGCTGGGCAAAATTTATAGCGATGCTTTGCTGGTAGAAATTATCTTTAACTGCAATAAATGGAGTGATATTTTGAAGGGCGATGAACTGAATACAACCGATGAGAACAGCCTCAATATTTTCCTTAAAGAAGAAACCAGCGATTACTTAAAGCTCATTTCCCAATCGCATCCTAATACTCAAAAGATAATCGATAAATATCTTGATTGTATTTCTGTGCCTCATGGCGAGGTATATAAGCATCGCCAGGCTTTGGAAGTATCCATGCAGCAGATTAATACAGCCATTAACAATTATTTTGAAGCTGAACGCGAAAAACTGCAGGATTCTTTTCCCTGCTATTTTGAGAAATTCAGAACAGATGGTGTTGAATATGATATCTATATTGGGCAGTCTATTGCGCCCGATCGGATTTTTAATCACTACCATCTTAAAAACCTAAGGTTATGGCAGCTATCGTCAATGGCCGAGATTGCCCGAATGGTGCAGTTGCTCCAGCCCGATTTGGCCGTTAAATTGGCCACTACACAACTTATCTTTATTCACAACCATCCAATAGACATTAGTTTTAGGATAGATGAGCGAAAGTTCGATGTAGAAGGAGCTTACAACATCAGGTATCAGATGATCAAAAAAAGGATTGATAAAATACTCATTCGCAATTCGCAGGAGCGCCTTACCCAACCCGATAAACTGGCATTGATCTATTTCAACAAGAGAGATATTGAAGATTACCTGCCCTTTGTGAAATACCTGCAGGAAACAGGGGTGTTGAAGCCCGAAACTGAAGATCTTGATTTAGAAGATTTGCAGGGGTTAAGCGGATTAAAGGCATTGCGCTTAACTATTTTTTAA